The Tamandua tetradactyla isolate mTamTet1 chromosome 5, mTamTet1.pri, whole genome shotgun sequence genome window below encodes:
- the LOC143683933 gene encoding zinc fingers and homeoboxes protein 1-like, with protein MASRRKSTTPCMVLTSEQDPDLELISDLDEGPPVLTPVENTRAESISSDEEVHESLDSDNQQNKKVEGGYECKYCTFQTPDLNIFTFHVDSEHPNVVLSSSYVCVECNFLTKRYNALSEHNLKYHPEENFKLTMLKCNNQTIFEQTINDLSFDGSFVKEEGSEQAESTEASSSGISISKISVMKMMKNKVENKWIMVHHNSVEDVPEEKENEVKPDSEEIVENLSSSASESNTNTFIVNRLHPHTASTVVTPAAVLPGLAQVITAVSAQQNSNLISKVLIPVNSIPTYNTALDNNPLLLNTYNKFPYPTLSEITVLSAQAKYTEEQIKIWFSAQRLKHGISWTPEEVEEARRKQFNGTVHTVPQTITVIPTHISTASNGLPSILQTCQIVGQPGLVLTQVAGTNTLPVTAPIALTVAGVPNQTNVQKSQIPVTQPVAETKPAAAVPTSQLVKHETTLANPDSFGIWAKKTKAQLAELKVSYLKNQFPHDSEIIRLKKITGLTKGEIKKWFSDTRYSQRNSKSNQCLHLNNDPSTSIIIDSSDETTESPTVVTSQHKQSWNSFPDFTPQKFKEKTAEQLSALQASFRNSSVLTDEELNRLRVQTKLTRREIDTWFTKMKKFKALKEEKVEIDEGNAGSSKEETGETSRGDESGPPKSASTGKICKKTPEQLHMLKSAFVRTQWPSPKEYDKLAEESGLAKTDIVSWFGDTRYAWKNRKLKWYYYYQSPNSSSMNGLSSLRKRGRGRPKGKGRGRPCGRPRGSKRINNWDRVPSLIKLKTGTAILKDYYLKHKFLNEQDLDELVNRSHMGYEQVREWFAERQRRSELGIELFEENEADEIIDDQEEDEEETDDSDTWEPPRHVKRKLSKSDD; from the coding sequence ATGGCAAGCAGGCGAAAATCAACAACACCTTGCATGGTCCTCACCAGTGAACAGGATCCAGACCTTGAGTTGATATCTGATTTGGATGAAGGTCCTCCTGTTCTCACGCCTGTAGAAAACACCAGAGCAGAGAGTATCTCAAGTGATGAAGAAGTTCATGAATCTTTGGATTCTGAcaatcagcaaaataaaaaagttgaagGTGGCTATGAATGTAAATATTGTACTTTTCAAACTCCAGAtctaaatatatttacttttcacGTGGATTCAGAACATCCCAATGTAGTGCTAAGTTCATCCTATGTTTGTGTTGAATGCAATTTTCTTACCAAAAGGTATAATGCACTTTCTGAGCATAATCTGAAATATCACCCAGAAGAGAATTTTAAGTTGACTATGCTGAAATGTAATAACCAGACAATCTTTGAGCAAACAATAAATGACCTGAGTTTTGATGGCAGTTTTGTTAAGGAGGAGGGTTCAGAGCAAGCAGAATCTACAGAAGCTTCTTCTTCAGGAATATCTATCAGTAAAATTTCTGTcatgaaaatgatgaaaaataaagtagAGAACAAATGGATTATGGTTCATCATAACTCAGTTGAAGATGTTcctgaagagaaagagaatgaagttaAACCGGACAGTGAAGAAATTGTAGAAAATCTAAGTTCTTCAGCTTCTGAATCTAATACAAATACTTTCATTGTAAATAGATTACATCCACATACTGCCAGCACAGTAGTGACCCCAGCAGCAGTTCTTCCTGGATTAGCACAGGTGATAACTGCTGTATCAGCTCAACAGAATTCTAATTTGATTTCCAAAGTCTTAATCCCTGTTAATAGCATTCCTACCTACAATACTGCCTTGGATAACAACCCCCTTTTGCTTAACACttacaataaattcccttatCCAACACTGTCAGAAATTACAGTTCTTTCTGCTCAAGCAAAATATACAGAGGAGCAGATCAAGATATGGTTTTCAGCCCAACGTCTAAAACATGGTATTAGTTGGACTCCTGAAGAGGTAGAGGAGGCAAGAAGGAAACAGTTCAATGGAACAGTACATACTGTACCTCAGACCATAACCGTTATTCCCACACACATTTCCACAGCAAGTAATGGTTTACCATCCATTTTACAGACATGCCAAATAGTTGGTCAGCCAGGTCTGGTCCTTACACAAGTAGCTGGaacaaataccttaccagtaacAGCACCTATAGCGTTGACAGTGGCAGGGGTTCCAAATCAAACAAATGTACAGAAAAGTCAGATACCTGTTACTCAGCCTGTTGCAGAAACGAAGCCAGCAGCAGCAGTTCCAACTTCTCAACTTGTCAAACATGAAACCACACTGGCAAACCCTGATTCATTTGGCATTTGGGCAAAAAAGACTAAAGCGCAACTGGCAGAATTAAAAGTTAGCTACCTTAAAAATCAGTTTCCCCATGATTCAGAAATTATCAGACTTAAGAAAATAACAGGGCTGACtaaaggagagattaaaaaatgGTTTAGTGACACAAGATACAGCCAGAGAAATTCAAAGAGTAATCAATGCTTACATCTCAACAATGATCCCTCTACCAGCATTATTATAGACTCCAGTGATGAAACCACAGAATCCCCTACTGTTGTTACGTCACAACATAAACAGTCCTGGAATTCTTTTCCAGACTTTACTCCACAAAAGTTTAAAGAGAAGACTGCGGAGCAGCTAAGTGCCCTTCAGGCAAGTTTTCGCAACAGCTCTGTACTAACAGATGAAGAATTAAATAGGTTAAGAGTGCAAACCAAACTTACCAGAAGAGAAATTGATACTTGGTTTACAAAGATGAAGAAATTCAAAGCtttaaaggaagagaaagtggAAATTGATGAAGGTAATGCAGGTAGCTCTAAAGAAGAGACTGGAGAAACTTCTCGCGGAGATGAATCTGGCCCACCTAAATCAGCTAGTACAGGCAAGATATGTAAAAAAACACCTGAGCAGTTGCACATGCTTAAAAGTGCATTTGTCCGAACGCAGTGGCCATCACCCAAAGAGTATGACAAACTGGCCGAAGAAAGTGGGCTTGCTAAAACAGACATTGTTAGTTGGTTTGGGGATACCCGTTATGCTtggaaaaatagaaagttaaaatgGTACTACTACTATCAAAGTCCCAATTCAAGTAGTATGAATGGTCTGTCTTCCCTTAGAAAAAGGGGGAGAGGAAGAcccaaaggaaagggaaggggaagACCATGTGGGCGGCCTAGAGGTAGCAAAAGAATTAACAACTGGGACAGGGTGCCATCactcataaaattaaaaactggaaCGGCAATACTTAAGGATTATTACCTAAAGCACAAATTTCTTAATGAACAAGACCTTGATGAACTTGTTAACAGATCACATATGGGCTATGAGCAAGTCAGAGAGTGGTTtgcagaaagacagagaagatcAGAATTAGGTATAGAACTatttgaggaaaatgaggcagatGAAATTATTGATGATCAGGAAGAGgatgaagaagaaacagatgatagTGACACTTGGGAACCCCCACGCCATGTGAAGCGGAAACTCTCTAAGTCAGATGATTGA